In the Paenibacillus sp. FSL H7-0357 genome, one interval contains:
- a CDS encoding ABC transporter permease: MQFIIMLKHQLKQIFSNRIAVLAMMGLPLILTYLFSFSTGSMPDTIYAADDDHSIYSKQLLELINQQSGLRVINTDVKSIKNKVNAQDIPFGFVIGQDFSSMLLSGQELPLSFVQNEENGEGALLKEIIAGEAGTIRKVVNDSEYMSGHLQLNADSMSRYLFTALKGASKPSINVQTLNSGEEGENKTAAERFTGFMAMFIWFVVVQGLRSLVDEKENKTVNRLLSTPVSYMKYLLSKMAAAFLFGIIYISVILLSGKYLLRINMINHNLPVLVMLLAMYLFALIGLTMLILPFMKSQKQFTSSASIIVAVTGMLGGSFFSMQLAPKVMRTIGKFTPEAWVIQVTSVMNIRDGSIGSAVIALAGIGFLGLAGAYVFMRKELRGLEG, translated from the coding sequence GTGCAATTTATCATCATGCTGAAACATCAGCTGAAACAGATATTTAGCAATCGAATAGCCGTTTTGGCGATGATGGGTCTTCCACTAATTCTAACGTATCTGTTCTCGTTCTCCACAGGCAGCATGCCGGATACTATATATGCTGCAGATGATGATCACAGCATCTACTCCAAGCAATTATTAGAGCTGATTAATCAGCAGAGCGGCTTGCGGGTGATTAATACGGATGTGAAGAGCATTAAGAATAAGGTGAACGCGCAGGATATTCCTTTTGGATTTGTGATCGGGCAGGATTTCAGCAGCATGTTGCTGTCAGGACAGGAGCTTCCCCTCAGCTTTGTGCAAAATGAGGAGAACGGCGAGGGGGCGCTGCTGAAAGAGATCATCGCCGGTGAAGCTGGCACAATTCGTAAAGTAGTCAATGACTCGGAGTATATGTCCGGCCATTTACAGCTGAATGCTGATTCTATGTCCAGATATTTATTTACAGCATTAAAAGGTGCTTCGAAACCGAGCATTAATGTGCAGACTCTGAACAGCGGTGAAGAGGGAGAGAACAAAACTGCTGCCGAAAGGTTTACAGGCTTTATGGCGATGTTCATTTGGTTTGTGGTCGTTCAGGGCTTAAGATCGCTGGTCGACGAAAAAGAAAACAAAACCGTAAACCGGCTATTGAGCACACCCGTCAGCTATATGAAATATCTGCTCTCAAAAATGGCTGCAGCGTTTTTATTTGGCATTATTTATATTTCAGTCATACTGCTCTCAGGAAAATATCTGCTGAGAATAAACATGATAAATCATAATCTGCCTGTTCTCGTTATGCTGCTTGCCATGTATTTATTTGCCTTAATCGGATTAACCATGCTAATCCTTCCATTTATGAAGAGCCAGAAGCAGTTTACCTCCTCAGCTTCCATTATTGTCGCGGTTACCGGGATGCTGGGGGGTTCCTTCTTCTCCATGCAACTCGCTCCTAAGGTTATGAGGACTATCGGTAAATTCACACCCGAGGCATGGGTTATCCAAGTAACATCCGTTATGAATATCCGGGACGGTTCGATAGGTTCAGCAGTTATCGCCCTTGCCGGGATTGGATTCTTGGGACTGGCCGGAGCTTATGTATTTATGCGCAAAGAGCTTAGAGGATTAGAGGGATGA
- a CDS encoding response regulator transcription factor: MSIIIADDQLIVREGLKMVLSLQADAKVIGEAANGQELLRLLADYSPDVILMDIKMPLMNGIEATKAVKEGYPGVKVIILTTFNDREFILAGLKHGADGYILKDSASEDIMAAIRSACEGNIMLNPQITRELVDALNSAGTIHSLPTENRTPTVSPWLTPRELEVAKGIMEGKSNKTISNELFITEGTVKNYVSRMLNKLELNNRTELTLYLQKLNI; the protein is encoded by the coding sequence GTGAGTATTATAATTGCAGACGATCAACTGATTGTCAGGGAAGGCTTGAAAATGGTTTTGAGCCTTCAAGCGGATGCAAAGGTAATCGGAGAGGCAGCAAATGGACAGGAACTACTCCGGCTGCTGGCCGATTACTCTCCTGACGTGATTTTGATGGATATCAAAATGCCGCTGATGAATGGGATTGAGGCGACCAAAGCTGTGAAAGAGGGGTATCCGGGGGTTAAAGTAATCATCCTTACTACTTTTAATGACAGGGAGTTTATCCTTGCCGGGCTTAAGCATGGAGCGGATGGATACATCCTTAAGGATTCGGCTTCAGAGGATATCATGGCGGCCATTCGATCGGCCTGCGAGGGTAACATTATGCTGAATCCGCAGATTACCCGGGAATTGGTGGACGCCCTTAACTCGGCGGGGACGATTCATAGTTTGCCAACGGAGAATAGAACTCCCACTGTCTCCCCCTGGCTCACGCCAAGAGAGCTTGAGGTGGCCAAGGGGATTATGGAGGGAAAAAGCAACAAAACCATCAGCAACGAGCTGTTTATTACAGAAGGCACGGTAAAAAACTATGTTTCCAGAATGCTTAACAAACTTGAATTAAACAACAGAACCGAATTGACCCTGTATTTGCAGAAGCTTAATATATAA
- a CDS encoding methionine ABC transporter permease — MFEDMLKYQDQMWQSIGETFVMVGISVGAAVLLGLPLGTLLYFCRKGQLYENQLLSLVLNSIVNVVRSFPFLLLVVALIPVTRFLVGSAIGTVAATVPLSIVAIAYYSRLVEQSLLEVPKGTIEAALSMGASKVSLIFKFLYVEARSGLVLGLTASTISFISFSTVMGVVGGGGVGDFAIRYGYQRFETEVMIYAIVVMIVLVQVIQFTGSTAARLLDKR; from the coding sequence ATGTTTGAGGATATGCTGAAATACCAGGATCAAATGTGGCAATCAATAGGGGAAACCTTTGTAATGGTAGGCATTTCGGTAGGTGCAGCCGTACTGCTGGGGCTCCCGCTGGGAACGCTGCTTTATTTTTGCCGCAAAGGCCAGCTGTATGAGAATCAGCTGCTGTCTCTTGTCCTCAACAGCATCGTCAACGTTGTCCGTTCGTTTCCGTTCCTGCTGCTTGTTGTGGCGCTGATTCCCGTCACCCGCTTCCTCGTGGGGTCGGCGATTGGTACGGTAGCGGCTACTGTGCCGTTGTCTATTGTTGCAATTGCCTATTACTCGCGGCTGGTAGAACAATCGCTGCTGGAGGTTCCGAAGGGGACGATTGAAGCGGCCTTATCTATGGGAGCTTCAAAGGTTTCGCTGATTTTCAAGTTTCTTTATGTGGAGGCCCGTTCCGGTCTGGTGCTTGGATTGACTGCTTCTACGATTAGCTTTATTTCGTTCTCGACTGTAATGGGCGTTGTCGGCGGGGGCGGAGTAGGCGATTTCGCCATCCGTTACGGGTACCAGCGCTTCGAGACGGAAGTGATGATCTATGCGATTGTCGTGATGATTGTGCTCGTGCAGGTGATTCAATTTACAGGCAGCACTGCGGCGAGACTGCTGGATAAACGCTGA
- a CDS encoding methionine ABC transporter ATP-binding protein: protein MLSLSGVSKSFKLKEGSYHAVRQVSLEVKTGAVHGIIGASGAGKSTLLRLINLLERPDEGNVTVDGKKLTGMAEKALREERQKIGMIFQQFNLLGNATVSRNVAIPLELAGMPRSERMKRVEECLQFVGLADKAEQYPAQLSGGQRQRVAIARALANSPKLLLCDEPTSALDPGTTADILAVLKEINSTLGVTIVIVTHELDVVRSICSDVSVMEEGRIVDSFSRGEIGFTAPVGYTGSYREQITGKAGEAYV from the coding sequence ATTCTATCGCTGAGTGGGGTGAGTAAAAGCTTCAAGTTGAAGGAAGGCAGCTATCATGCTGTCCGGCAGGTATCGCTTGAGGTGAAGACAGGAGCTGTCCATGGCATCATCGGGGCCAGCGGGGCCGGCAAATCGACGCTGCTCCGGCTGATCAATCTGCTGGAGCGGCCGGATGAGGGGAATGTTACGGTTGACGGCAAGAAGCTTACCGGAATGGCGGAAAAGGCTCTGCGTGAGGAGAGGCAGAAGATCGGTATGATCTTCCAGCAGTTTAATCTGCTCGGCAATGCTACAGTCAGCCGGAATGTCGCCATTCCGCTGGAGCTGGCCGGTATGCCGCGGAGCGAACGGATGAAGCGGGTGGAGGAATGCCTGCAATTCGTCGGACTTGCGGACAAGGCGGAGCAGTATCCCGCCCAGCTCAGCGGCGGGCAGCGGCAGCGGGTAGCCATCGCCCGGGCGCTGGCGAACAGCCCGAAGCTGCTGCTCTGCGATGAGCCGACCTCGGCGCTTGATCCGGGAACAACGGCGGATATACTTGCTGTGCTGAAAGAGATTAACAGCACACTCGGCGTCACGATTGTTATCGTCACCCATGAGCTGGATGTTGTCCGCAGCATCTGCAGTGATGTATCTGTGATGGAAGAGGGCAGAATCGTGGATTCCTTCTCCCGCGGGGAGATTGGTTTTACAGCGCCTGTCGGCTATACCGGTTCCTACCGTGAGCAAATTACCGGCAAAGCGGGGGAAGCCTATGTTTGA
- a CDS encoding ABC transporter ATP-binding protein: MLELNHVTKKYKDFTAVKDISLNVQSGERFGLLGPNGAGKSTMVSMISTVLRPTAGTITVDHKPLSGKPREIKKIMGIVPQDLALYQALSTKDNLEFFGSLYGLYGSRLKSRTEEVLDIIGLKERRNQAVSELSGGMKRRVNIGAALMNDPKLLVLDEPTVGIDPQSRHHILETVKKLNQDRGMTVIYTSHYMEEVEYLCKRLAIIDHGSLIALGSKEELKLNLKACDTLTVDYSEGNEAALGQLEQISGVTKAAVEGKHISMLVSTGERSVIDIVDDIRNLGIRLTGFKYEEMNLESLFLQITGKALREE, from the coding sequence ATGCTTGAACTGAACCATGTGACGAAGAAATATAAGGATTTTACGGCTGTAAAGGATATTTCGTTAAATGTGCAAAGCGGTGAAAGGTTCGGCTTGCTCGGACCGAATGGTGCAGGCAAATCAACAATGGTGTCGATGATAAGCACTGTGCTAAGGCCAACCGCAGGGACGATCACTGTCGATCACAAACCGCTCAGCGGAAAGCCCAGAGAGATCAAGAAAATAATGGGGATTGTACCGCAGGATTTGGCGTTGTACCAGGCGTTAAGCACGAAGGACAACCTGGAGTTCTTTGGCAGTCTATATGGACTTTACGGCAGCAGATTGAAGAGCAGAACCGAGGAAGTTCTGGACATCATTGGACTCAAAGAACGAAGAAACCAGGCGGTGTCCGAGCTGTCGGGAGGAATGAAACGCCGGGTCAATATCGGTGCCGCGTTGATGAATGATCCTAAATTGCTCGTACTAGATGAACCTACGGTAGGGATCGACCCCCAGTCCAGGCATCATATTCTGGAAACGGTAAAGAAATTAAACCAGGACAGAGGCATGACGGTTATCTATACCAGCCACTACATGGAAGAAGTGGAGTATCTGTGCAAGCGGCTTGCGATAATCGACCATGGTTCCCTTATTGCGCTGGGGAGCAAAGAGGAGCTCAAGCTGAACTTGAAGGCCTGCGATACGCTGACGGTGGATTATAGTGAAGGAAATGAAGCAGCATTGGGCCAGCTCGAGCAAATCTCCGGTGTCACCAAGGCAGCCGTGGAAGGCAAACATATTAGTATGCTTGTCTCTACCGGGGAGAGAAGTGTGATTGACATTGTTGATGATATTAGGAACCTGGGCATCCGGCTAACCGGATTCAAGTACGAAGAGATGAATCTTGAAAGCCTTTTTCTCCAAATTACAGGCAAAGCCTTAAGAGAGGAGTAG
- a CDS encoding sensor histidine kinase, translated as MESFTGKGVRVFAEKIIRVFAVLSVFAVLLKDYAADPGSAVFLACFALLLLINDYARSRYLSVAGTLWSFSFVLSNLCAGFLLWKVYCTGTQLYIIILLVELIVGTRKVPVPLLLLHMGIFSASLAAGHTAIKYIITSYAIMFAIVYLFRNAMIEKARTQVLNQELEKANLALKQYSVTVRELTLSKERTRIAQELHDSLGHYLTALNMHLEFAHKAVDLETDKIRSVVGQSYQLSRECMVQLRQAVLLLNEEHHVQEQELSLRRQLLNLFAHFQAAGQTRFELNMDEDIEAVNFEIKDCIYKTVQESITNGIKHGKATLFSLAIHKNPRQISLLIANNGTGCREVIKSNGIQGIEQRIHALGGTVQFDSNQDSGFKVQANIPKMVDF; from the coding sequence ATGGAAAGCTTTACGGGCAAAGGTGTCCGAGTGTTTGCGGAGAAAATAATCAGAGTGTTCGCCGTATTATCCGTATTCGCTGTGCTGCTTAAAGATTATGCCGCTGATCCCGGATCAGCGGTATTTTTGGCGTGTTTTGCTTTGCTGCTGCTAATCAATGATTATGCCAGAAGCAGATACTTATCCGTAGCGGGGACGCTGTGGTCTTTTTCTTTTGTGTTGAGCAATTTATGCGCTGGTTTTTTGCTGTGGAAAGTGTATTGTACCGGAACACAGCTTTATATCATTATTTTGCTTGTGGAGCTCATCGTGGGTACGCGGAAGGTACCTGTGCCTCTTTTGCTGTTGCATATGGGGATTTTCAGCGCTTCTCTGGCAGCCGGTCATACCGCAATAAAATACATAATAACTTCCTATGCAATCATGTTCGCCATTGTCTACCTATTCAGGAATGCTATGATTGAGAAGGCCAGAACACAAGTGCTGAATCAGGAACTGGAGAAGGCTAATTTGGCGCTGAAACAGTATTCAGTAACGGTCAGAGAGCTGACGCTGAGCAAAGAAAGAACAAGGATTGCCCAGGAGCTGCACGATTCATTGGGGCATTATCTGACTGCATTAAATATGCATCTAGAATTCGCCCACAAAGCTGTAGACCTGGAAACGGACAAAATCAGGAGTGTTGTTGGCCAATCCTACCAGCTGTCAAGAGAATGTATGGTGCAGCTCAGACAGGCTGTGCTGCTGCTGAATGAGGAGCATCACGTACAGGAGCAGGAGCTTTCACTCCGGCGCCAGCTCCTTAACCTCTTCGCCCATTTCCAAGCGGCCGGGCAAACCCGGTTTGAACTCAATATGGATGAGGACATAGAAGCTGTGAACTTCGAAATTAAAGACTGCATTTATAAAACGGTTCAGGAATCAATCACTAATGGAATCAAACATGGGAAAGCCACACTTTTCTCCCTGGCCATTCATAAAAATCCCCGGCAGATTTCATTGCTTATTGCTAACAACGGAACGGGATGCAGGGAGGTTATCAAGTCGAACGGAATTCAGGGGATCGAACAGCGGATTCACGCTTTGGGCGGTACCGTTCAATTTGATTCTAATCAGGATTCAGGTTTTAAAGTGCAGGCGAATATTCCTAAAATGGTTGATTTCTAG
- a CDS encoding MetQ/NlpA family ABC transporter substrate-binding protein, whose product MKKTMLFALTLLVLIVAGCGNNKENAEAPAADSKEPVKIKVASLIPPMTDILDIVKPLLLEDGVDMEVVVLSDNVQPNEALANKEVDANFFQHVPYMQQFNASKGSKLVAVQPVYDAIYGGYSKRYKAISELPEGATLVMANDPSNIGRSLQMFADAGLIKLKEGVGIKATQADITENAKNYKFEEVDLLMLARMLDDADLVAMTPAYASPLGLTPKKDALITEREDSEFTITLVAREDNQASDAIQKLAKRISGPEVKKFLEDNYAEIALPAF is encoded by the coding sequence ATGAAAAAAACAATGCTATTCGCGCTTACACTGCTTGTGTTGATCGTTGCCGGTTGTGGAAATAACAAGGAGAATGCAGAGGCACCCGCTGCAGACAGCAAGGAGCCTGTAAAGATTAAAGTGGCTTCGCTGATTCCGCCGATGACGGATATTCTTGATATTGTGAAACCGCTGCTGCTGGAAGACGGTGTGGATATGGAGGTTGTGGTGCTGTCCGACAATGTGCAGCCGAACGAAGCGCTGGCGAACAAAGAAGTGGATGCGAACTTCTTCCAGCATGTTCCCTACATGCAGCAGTTTAATGCCAGCAAAGGCTCCAAGCTGGTCGCTGTACAGCCTGTATATGATGCCATTTACGGCGGGTATTCCAAACGTTACAAGGCGATCAGCGAACTGCCGGAAGGTGCAACACTGGTAATGGCCAACGACCCGTCGAACATTGGACGTTCCCTGCAAATGTTCGCGGACGCTGGACTCATCAAGCTTAAGGAAGGCGTAGGCATTAAGGCTACACAGGCTGACATCACCGAAAATGCCAAGAACTACAAGTTCGAGGAAGTGGACCTGCTGATGCTGGCCCGGATGCTGGACGACGCCGATCTGGTAGCGATGACTCCGGCTTATGCCAGTCCGCTGGGCCTGACGCCGAAGAAGGATGCACTGATTACAGAACGCGAAGATTCCGAATTCACCATCACCCTGGTAGCACGCGAAGACAACCAGGCTTCGGATGCCATCCAAAAGCTGGCGAAGCGCATCAGCGGACCTGAAGTGAAGAAATTCCTTGAAGATAACTATGCGGAGATTGCTTTGCCTGCGTTTTGA
- a CDS encoding ABC transporter permease: protein MRKLITLFLLDFRLLTKNKWFYLKLILFPSLLILILGTAFGGSDSSVKAFDVAFYNADKNVAAQGSPLALGKSLKNVFMREDLRKVIHLQEAASYDEGKKRVEDGHAAVFIYVPDNFTYAAIKQEAANLVVIGESSKTLQTAIVRTILEQFCEQLNLLNEEKSAVLQFSNGGNGLPQAQIAELQSHIFNFSGRSPDIPTVSTQKDAVPVDAIQYYSIAMVVMFSIMTAFVLVHSIVDERQNHTLFRIRSTPAWDVQYVVGKLSGIILAIVLQMSCVILISWLVFAMSWGQPLELLMVTVVYAFAIGSLVLLWGFIAKDHTTVSSLASPVLYIFSFLGGSFVSRSELPESLRTVQRLLPNGKAINAYLSISQNNGLAGSDKDLLELIGLGVICIIVCISQYSGRRWSFRAIYHHAETSAETDI from the coding sequence ATGCGAAAACTGATCACATTATTTTTACTGGATTTCCGGTTGCTGACCAAAAATAAATGGTTCTATCTGAAGCTGATTTTGTTTCCTTCTCTACTGATTCTCATTCTGGGTACGGCATTCGGCGGATCAGACTCCAGTGTGAAGGCGTTTGACGTTGCTTTTTATAATGCGGATAAAAACGTTGCTGCTCAAGGGAGCCCGCTGGCCTTGGGGAAATCCTTAAAGAATGTTTTTATGCGGGAAGATCTGCGGAAAGTCATACATTTGCAGGAAGCGGCCAGCTATGACGAAGGCAAAAAAAGAGTCGAAGACGGTCATGCCGCTGTTTTTATATATGTGCCGGATAACTTTACTTATGCTGCAATAAAGCAGGAGGCGGCGAACCTTGTTGTGATCGGAGAATCTTCCAAAACGCTCCAAACGGCAATCGTGAGGACTATACTGGAGCAGTTCTGTGAGCAGCTCAACCTGTTAAATGAAGAGAAGTCTGCGGTTCTCCAGTTCTCAAACGGCGGTAACGGCCTTCCGCAAGCCCAAATCGCGGAGCTTCAGAGCCATATATTCAATTTCAGCGGCCGTTCCCCGGATATCCCGACGGTTTCAACGCAAAAGGATGCGGTGCCGGTAGATGCGATACAGTATTACTCCATTGCCATGGTAGTTATGTTTTCGATTATGACGGCCTTTGTGCTGGTGCACAGTATCGTAGATGAGCGGCAAAACCATACTTTGTTCAGAATACGTTCAACGCCTGCTTGGGATGTGCAGTATGTTGTAGGCAAATTGAGCGGAATTATACTGGCGATTGTATTGCAAATGTCTTGCGTAATTCTCATCAGCTGGCTGGTGTTCGCAATGAGCTGGGGCCAGCCCCTTGAGCTTTTAATGGTAACGGTTGTGTATGCTTTTGCCATAGGAAGTCTTGTGCTGCTCTGGGGATTTATTGCCAAAGACCATACGACTGTGTCCAGCTTGGCTTCACCTGTGCTGTATATTTTCAGTTTTTTGGGCGGAAGTTTTGTCAGTAGAAGCGAATTGCCGGAAAGTCTGCGGACCGTTCAGAGGCTGCTTCCCAACGGAAAAGCAATTAATGCGTACCTCAGTATCAGCCAAAATAACGGACTTGCCGGATCGGATAAAGATTTGCTGGAGCTGATAGGGCTGGGAGTCATCTGTATTATCGTATGCATTAGTCAATACAGTGGGAGAAGGTGGAGTTTTCGTGCAATTTATCATCATGCTGAAACATCAGCTGAAACAGATATTTAG